GGCCACCACGTTCACGCGTAAAGCGGCCGGTGAGATTCTCGATCGCATCATGATGCGTCTGGCCATCGCTGCGATCGACCCAGCCAAGCTGAACGAACTGAACGGTTCCCTCGAAGGGACACCACTTACCCAGGCAGACTGCCTTCGCACGCTGCATAAGATCCCGCAGCAGATGCATCGCCTGCAGGTTAAAACGCTCGATAGCCATTTCATCCGGCTTGCGCAGTGCTTTAGCTTCGAGTTGGGCCTGCCGCCTGATTGGACGATCCTCGACGACGTCGACGACCAGCGTCTGCGAATGGATGCCGTGAACCGTGTCCTTGCCCACCCGGAAACCGGCGAGGTCATCCAGTTGCTGCACCTGCTGAGCAAGGGGAGCTCCGAGCGCAGTGTTTCGCGGCTGGTGATGAATGTGGTCAACGATCTCTACGGCGTTTATCTCGACTCGGACGAGAACTCGTGGCAGGTTCTTTCCATGGCAGCCGCTCCCAAAGAAAAGGAAGTGGAAGATGCCATCGAGTTCCTCGACAGCTACCCTGCCGATCAGAAGTCGCTGAAGAAGGCGATGGTGGCCGACGTCGAGCGTTTTCGTGGTCAGCAGTGGCCGAAGTTCCTGGATACCGGACTGCCGCCGAAGATCGTCGCTGGCGAAGAGACCTACATGCGCAAAGCGATCCCCGACGACGTCGTCCGCGTGTATCAAACGCTTGTACGCTATGTGCAAAGCATCTTGATCGGCCGCACTATCGATCAGAACCGGGGAGCCTACCAACTGCTCGATCAGTTTCATACCCACTACGAACGACTCAAGTGGCAGCAGCGTGGATATCGCTTCGAAGACGTGACCCGCCGCCTGAGCGACGCCCTGGAGAATAGCTCCGAAATCCAGAACCAGTTCCGACTCGACCGAAAGATCGAGCATCTCTTGCTAGACGAATTCCAAGACACCTCGCCGGTGCAGTGGGACGTCATTCGCCCCGTCGCCCAGAAGATCGCCGCGCAACCCAAGGATCGCTCGATCTTGTGCGTGGGGGACATGAAGCAGGCCATCTATGCCTGGCGTGGGGGCGTTGCCGAGATCTTCGATGCCGTCCAGAAAACACTGCCAGGCATCAACCCCGAGGACATGGACAAAAGCTACCGGTCTTCGCCGTTGATCATGGAAACGGTGAACCAGATCTTCGGCAAACTGGGCGAGTTCCCCGCCGCAGGCAAGATGCGCAGTGGCATCGATCACTGGCTGAAGTTCTTCCATCCGCACGAAACAGCCCGCCAGGAACTGCCCGGCTATGTCACGCTCGAATCGGCACCGCTGGACCGGGAAGGAAAACCATGCGATGACCAGGTCATCGCCCATACGGCAAAACGCGTGGCCGAACTGCATCGCAAGGCACCTCATATATCGATTGGCGTTCTCGTCCGACGCAACGCTACGATCGCCTCGATGATCTACCTGCTCCGCGAGCTTGATGTGATGGCCAGCGAAGAAGGGGGCAATCCGCTGACCGACTCGGCCGCAGTGCAGTTGATGCTTTCGATCCTGGAATGGATCGATCACCCCGGCAACACGGCGGCACGCTTCCATGTGGCGCAGTCGCCGCTGGCCGTACTTTTGGGCCCGCCGGTGCAAACCAATGCCCAGTGGGAGCTGGTCGCTAACGATCTACGGCGTGAACTGCTGGTAAGCGGATACGGTGCCGCGATCAGTCGCTGGGCGAAGCATCTTCACCCGGAATGCACCCCGCGAGAACAACGTCGCCTGGAACAGCTCGAGCGATTGGCCTTCGCCTATCAGTCGAAAGCGACTCTTCGCAGCCAGGACTTCGTGCGATTCATCCAGTCGCAGCGTGTGGGGGATTCGTCGAGCGCGGCGGTGCGTGTGATGAACATCCACCAGTCGAAAGGGCTGGAGTTCGATGCCGTCTTCCTACCGGAACTCGACAATCGCATTCCCCCCCAAGCCGACAGCTTCGTGATGCGGCGCGACGAACAGATTGGACCGATCAGCGGCGTGACCCACTACGTCTCCGAGTCGCTTCAGCCGATGTTGCCAGAGGCCGTCCAACAGATCTTTGAAGAGACGCAGCAAAAGAATGTTGTTGAAGCCCTGTGCGTGCTGTACGTTGCACTCACCCGAGCGGTCCATGCACTGCACATGGTCATCAAGCCGCGACCGATGCCCAAGTCCGGCGGTGAAGGTCCTTCGAAATCATTCTCAGGCATCATCCTCAACGGCCTGACCGATGTCGCGTACCCCAACGAAGAAGTCCTACTGTACCACAGTGGCGATCCCAACTGGTACGAATCGACCGCCAGCGAGCACCACGAGATCGAAACGACGCAGGCCCCAGCCGAGGAACGCCTTCCGATCCAACTCAAGCCGACCTCGCCCGATGCCCTCGGCGAGTTCGTCGCCCCGTCGTCTCTGGAAGGGGGACGCATGCGACGCGTCAAGGATCTGCTGACGGCCAAAGTGGTGACCGCCGGAATGCAGTATGGTTCGGCCATGCATCACTGGATGGAGTCGGTCGAATGGACCGAAACGTTCGTCGCCGATCGCGAAGCGATGATTGCCTCGGCACGTGCCAAGTTTGGCGAGTTCGCCTACGCAGGGGCATTCGGTCACTTTCAATCGATCCTGAAATCCAACCCATCGACCGAACTCCTCGGTCAGAAACAGTACCAGTCGCATGCCTGGTGGCCAGGTGCCAGTGCTGGCGACACGCTGAGTGTCCAACGCGAGTTCCCCTTTGCGATCACGCACGAAGGATCGGTCCTGCGAGGATCGATCGACCGGTTGGTGCTGGTCCAGCAGGACGGCCAAGTGGTTGCCGCGGACGTGATCGACTTCAAAACTGACAAATTTGAGGACGATGCGGCCCTTCAAGAAAAAGTCGACCACTATCGCCCTCAGGTCAACGCTTACCGTCAGGCAGTCGCCCAGATCTTCAAGCTCCCTCGCTCTGCCATCCGCGGCACGCTTTTCTTCGTGCACGGACCGAAGATCATCACGTGGCAGGAGAAAGAAACCCCATGACAAAATTCATTCACACTGCCGACCTGCACATCGACAGCCCGCTGCGCGGCCTCGCCGTGCGGGACGAAGCGATGATGCGCCGCGTGCAGCGGGCAACTCGCACGGCGCTCGAGCGCATCGTCGATCTGGCGATCCAAGAGCAAGTCGAGTTCATCCTGATTGCTGGCGATCTGTTCGATGGCGATTGGAAAGACATGCACTCTGGCCAGTGGGTGGCAGGCCAGTTCCGCCGCCTGGCCGATGCCAATATCGGCGTCTATTACATTCGCGGTAATCACGACGCCGTCAGCCAGATTCAACGCAAGATTCGCTGGCCCGACAACGTGGTCGAACTTCCTCATGACGAGCCTGCGTCGATCGTGCTGGAAGATATCGGCGTTGCGATTCACGGCCAAGGCTTCGCCGATCGCGAAGTGATGATCGACCTGGCAGCCAGGTACCCGCAGCGCATCAGCGGCATGTTCAATGTCGCCATGCTTCATACTAGCCTGACCGGCAGCGAACATCACGACACGTACGCACCCACCACGATCGAAACTCTCCGTGGCCGCGGTTACGACTACTGGGCCCTGGGTCATATTCATCTGCGAAACATGGAGCCGCTTTCCACCGAACCGTACGTCGCCTATAGCGGCAACCCCCAAGGGCGTCACATTCGCGAGCCTGGTGCCAAAGGGTGCCTGATCGCCGAGATCGAAGGGGAATCGCTCAAGCAGGTCACCTTCCATCCAACGGACTCATTGCGATGGCAAGAGTTGGTTCTCGATGTCAGTCAGGAAACGTCCCTGGAAGGAGTGCTCGCCCAAGCAGGCACCGCAATTCAAGCCGGGCACGACCAACATCTGGGACTCGGTTCGGCATTTCGTTTAACGTTCTGCGGTGCCACGAAAGTACACGAGCAGTTGTCTGATTTGATCAAGCGCGGCGAAGTGCTCGGCGAGATTCACAACGCGGCGGAAGCGATCGACGACGAAATCTGGATCGAGAAGATCCGCTTCGAAACCCAACCCCATTCGCAAGCCTCGCTACAAGACACGCACGACTTGTGGGGTTCGATCGCCCAACAGTTCGACCAGGTTCAAGCCGATGCCGAGGCGATCAAGCAGCTGGAAGAACTCGTCAAACCAGTTCTCGACAAGGTAAGTGCCCAGCATGTCGCACTGAGCGACGATGGAACCTTGGACGAGCGTCTGCCCCAGTGGATCACGGCAGCTCAGCAACTACTCCGCAGTCGATTAGGGGCCGCAAGCGAATGAAACTACGCCACCTTGACCTGGAAAACTACGGCATTCACGTCGAGCAAAGCTTCGCGTTTCAGCCTCATAGCTTGCAAATTGTCTACGGCCGAAACGAAGCAGGCAAATCGACGCTGCTGCAAGCGGTGCGCGAACTGCTGTTTGGCTTTCAACACGCCAAGAGCAATCCGTTTGCGCCCGATTCGACCAATAAGAAGATGAAGGCCACCGCGCAGCTGACGATGTCGGACGGGTCCGACCTACAGATCGTTCGCCGCCAAGGGAACAAGAACACCCTGACCGGCAACTACCAAGACAATGAGATTGACGAAGACCGCTGGAAGCAACTGATCAGCGGGGCCGACCAGCGACTGTACGAGCACGTCTTCGGTTTTTCGCTCAAAGAACTCGCCACCGGCGAAGAGAGCTTGAAAGAAGCCAACCTGGACGAGGCCCTGTTCGGCGGTGGGCTAGGTCGTTTACACGACTACAAGGAGCTGCTCAAGAGTATCGATGAAGAGACCGAAAGCCTGTTCAAAAATCGGGGGCAGAAGCAGAAGATCAACGCGATCTTGGCAGATATCAAAGCTCTCAAGTCGGAACTCAAGCAGTCATCCCTTCGCCCGGCCGAATACGAAGAATGGCTCACCGAGGCTCGCCTTTGCGAGGAAGAACTGACGCGACTGAGTACCACGCTCGACAAGGTCTATCGCAAGCAGCAGCATTTAGAGCGTTTGCGAAAAGCACATCCCCTGTGGATCGAACGGCAAGCCAAGCGGCAGCAACTGGCCAAGCTGGAAGCACCCTCTTCCTTTCCGGCCGATGCCCTGCAAGAGCTTTCGCAAACACGACAACAATCGGCGAAACTTTCCGCCGAGGTCGAAAATCTGACGCTCGACCTGAAGCAACTGGATCAAGAGATCGCGGCCATCCAGTTCAACACCAAAGTCATCGAATCAGGCGAAGCGATTCAAACGCTGCTGTTTGGCATCAAAGAAGTCCAAGGGTATCGCCGCGACATTCCGCTGAGAACCCAGGATCGTCAGCGCGACATCGACGAAGCCCACGCCATTCTGCGGCAAATTGACCCGAAGCTGAAGCTAGAGCAGATCGCGAAGTTTGAACTTACGCTCACGCAGCGCAACAAGATCCAGCAGCTGAGCAAGACATTCCAGAAGCTGACGACCGAAATCGAGTCGCACTCACCGGAGGTCGAACGACTTGATCGCGAGATCCAGGAGATCGAGACAACCCTGGCCGAGATTCCCCAGCACGTGGCGGAGTTGGTCGAGCGTCTGCAATCAAGCCTCGATCCGCTCAGGACATCGCTTGCACGGCGTAGTGAGCTGGCGTCTCACATGCGTAAGCTGAACGCGGACATCTCGCAGCGTCGCCAGTCGGTCGATGCGATCGCTGGCCGCGAACTCGATCTCACGAATCCGCTACCGATGCCGATGGAACCGACCATTCATCGCTATGAGACGGAGCTTCAATCGCTGTCCGAGCAAATCCGCGCCGCGGAAGCATCCGTTCGAGAGACGACTGACGAGCTTGCTAACAAGAACGATGAGCTGCGTCGTCTGGAACAAGGTGCCCGCCTGGTCTCAGAGGAAGAGCTGCATTCGGCCCGCCAAGATCGCGACGAAACCTGGCAGTCGCTACGTTCGCAGCTCTTGGGAGAAGCGGATGCGACGACCTCCAAGCCAAATCCATCGCAGGCCGAAGCTTTCGACAAGCAGTTGGTACATACCGACCAGTTGGCCGACGAGCGATATCGACATGCCCAGATGCTGGCCGATCAACAATCGATGCTGTCGACCATCCGTTCGCTGGAAGAACGCCTGGCCGCGCGGGAAAAGCACCTGGCTCAACTCACCGCCACCCGGCAGGAAACATGGCAGGCGTGGTGCGCCGAGTGGAAGCCGGTCGAGCTGACACCCAAGTCGCCGCAAGAGATGCTTCCCTGGCGAGCCACCTACCTGGCTCTCGTCGAAACGCAGGCCGAGGTTTCGCAAATCGGCCAGGAGATTGCCCCCCTCGATCGCCGCATTGAAGCTACCACTGCCCTGCTGCGTGAACACGATCTCGTTTCATCTGACATGGCCCCAGAAGAAGCAGCCGTCTGGCTCGAGTCGTTCCTCAAGCGAGTTCAGGCAGACCAGCAGAAACGGGATCAGTGGGAACATCGACGACAGATGAACCGCGAAAGCCGCAAAACGGCGTTCAGCCAAAATGAAAAACGACAGCAGCAGCTCGCGGTGATTCAAACCGAAGCGTCCGAGATCCTCTCGGTGTTTGAAACGATTGGCGATGTCGATCTGGAGACGGCTGCCGATCTGATTCAAGCCGTTGAAAAGGTCCAGGCCAAACTGGTCAGCGCCGAAGGGCTACAGCAACGCATCGCCGATATGCAGCAAGGCCTGAAGCAGTTTGCCGACCAGGTCGAAACGGTTGTGGCGGCAACCGGTGAATCACTAGGCGACATGTCCCCGGAAAACGCCGCCCAGCGCCTGGGAACGCTGCTTTCCGAGGCGGAGAACCAACGCGGCCTGCGAAAGGAACTGGAAATCAAACGCCAGGTCCGCTCCGAATCTCTCGAACGTAGCCAGAAGGATCTCGCGGAAGTCGCGGCCCGCCTGTCGCAATGGCGTTCTCAAATCGACGCTGAAACGGACGAGCAGTTGGAAGTCGTTTCGCAGATTGTCCGCGAGAAGCAAGCTCTTGAGCGTGATCTGGCGGAACTCGACACGCAACTGGCACTGGTTCGCGAATCGGAGCCTGCCCAGTCGTTTCAGCAGGCACTCAAGGCGCTCGACGTCGATGGGCTCAAGCAAGAGCTTATGTCGGCCACCAGTGAACACGCCGAAGCCAAACAGCTTCAAGAGCAGGTCCAGCGGCAACTGGGCGAATTCGATCTGCGGCTGCGAGATGTCGATCAAACGAGCCACTCGGTGTTGGCCCTGGGGAAGATCGAATCGCTCCAAGCCGATCTTTCCGATTGCCTGGACCGGCTGGGACCGCTGCTGATTGCCAAGGAGATGCTCGCCCGCGCGATGCAGGCATTCCGTGAAGAAAACTCGGGGCAACTGCTGACGATCATCAGCCAACTGATCGAGCAAATGACCGAGGGACGTTATACGAAGGTCGAGCACGACCCCGATCACGAAGGGGGGCTGATCCTGAGCGGGCCCCACGATCTTCGCCGTACCCCTTCGCAGCTGAGCACCGGTACACGTGAACAGCTTTACCTGGCGATTCGCCTGGCCTACATTCGACATTACTGCCAAGGGGCCCAGCCGCTGCCAGTCTTGATGGACGACATCCTGGTCAACTTCGACGATGCCCGTCAGATCGCCACGCTGAAGGTCCTGATGGATTTCGATCCGCAAATTCAGATTATCATGCTGACGTGCCATCAACCGCTAGTCGACAAAGTCCAGTCACTCAGCGAGTCGATCCAGGTCACGCGAATTGACGGCCAGCCGGTCGAATCGCCCCCGGCCAAAACGCAGCCCAAACGTAAAAAGACGCCTGAAAAGTCCTCGACACCAAGCTTGTTTTAAAATGCCTGACGAACTGGTTGCCTTTTTTGCCTACGGAACCCTGAAGCGAGGCGAGGTCCGCGAAAAATGCTGGCCCTGCCGTCCCGTAGCCGTGCTGCGTGGATCAACGCCAGGCTCGCTCTGGCAAGTCGCCGACTACCCCGGGCTGAAGCTGGAAGGAGAGACGCGCGTTCTGGGCGAGATCTGGCTCTTCCCAGCAAAGCAGGAAGAACGGCTGCTGGAAGTGCTCGACGAGGTCGAAGGGTACCCGACCTTGTACACACGGGAAGTGGTCGAGTGCGAAACGCTCGATGGCCAGTCGATCACGGCAACCGTTTACGTCTACAACAAGCCGATTCTGCCGACCTTCGATGTCGTCCCGGCCGATGCCCAGGGGATGATTCACTGGGTAGGCAACACTCAGCGATTCGCGTAGACCTCGGCCATCTTTTCGACGCGGGCCTTGATCGCTTCACGCGTAGACTTGGGTGCCAACACCTCGGCTTCCGGCCCCAGGGCCAGCACGCGGGGAATGATCTCCAGTTCGTGCGCCGCTTTGACGGTCAGCGTAATGCTGCCGTCGTCGTGCTGCTCGACTTTCTGCTCGGCATGCCACGGGTCTTCCACCACCCAGCTTGCAGCGGCGGCGGTAATTTTAATTTTGAAGTCCATCGGCTTGTGGGCCGCGAAGATACCAATCGACCCGCCCAGGTGTTCTTCCAGGTCAAAGTCTTTAGGAACCTTGAAGTAGTCGTCGGTGACCTCCGCCTTCTTGAAGCGATCGAGCTTCCAGTGCCGGATGCGATTCGGGTCGTCTTCCGGTAACTCACTGGCCGCGGCCACAATGTAAATGCTCCCCTGGTGGAACACGATGCCGTACGGCTCTAACCGGCGCTGGCTGGGAGAGGGCTGCCCAGGCTTCTGATAAGCGACCTCAACAACGCGATGCTGGTGAATCGCACGATTCAGATTCTTGAGAGTCCCTTCCTGGGCCGAATAATTCTTCGACGCCAGTCCCGTCACGTACAGCACCTGGCGATACTTGCGGTAATGCTCCCACGTTCCCTCAGGCAGTTGCTCTTGGATCTTCGTCCAGAACGACTCGACACCCACCCAAAATGGCGTGCCGGAAAGAGGCAGCAGAAGATCGCGCCCTAGAGAAAGGGCAATCAACTCTGTCGCCGTCGCGGTGATCTTATGCATCCCACGGCCACTGGCACCAAGCTTCCACACGCGTCCTCGGCCGGAGTCGTGCACATCTATATCAAGACCTGCCGCTTGTAGCGATTCGATATCGCGGCGGACCGTGCGAGTATGCAGCGAAGACAAACCGAGCTCGTCGACCAACGCGTCGCGAATCTCTTCCAACAAGCATCCGTAGCGATAACGCTCGAGGATCTGCAAGATCTTGTGCTGCCGAATGAGTTGTTCGTTGCGTGCCATTGTGAATGCCTCCATGCCGGGTGGGTAACGCGGAAGTCCAAGTGTACCCAACCCGTCCGCGCGATGCTATTGTTCCCTCATCCTGTCCCCTCGCCCCTTTGGGGAGAGGGGACAGGATTGGGTTATCGGTCGAATGTTCGTTTCTCTCGTAGCAGGTGGTGATAGTGTTGGGCGAAGCGGTGCGACTCGTCTCGAACGTACTGCAGCAGTCGCAGCGCGAACGAATGACGGCTCAGTCGAATCGGTTCGCTTTCACCAGGTCGGTAGACTTCTTCCTCACGCTTGGCCAACGAGATCACCGTCGGGGGCTCGATCTTCAGATCACGAAACGCCGCCATTGCCGCGTTAAGCTGCCCCTTGCCGCCGTCGATCAACAGAATATCGGGGAAGACTTCCGACGTATCGCTCAGCCGTTTGAAGCGGCGAGCCACGACCTCGTGAATACTGCGAAAGTCGTCCACACCATCGACACCGCGAATCTTGTAGCGGCGATAGCCTGGCTTGAACGGTAACCCGTCGAGAAACTGCACCAGGCTGGCCACCGTGTCACTGCCCCCCAGGTGCGCGATATCGACTCCTTCAATCGTCCGCGGTGTTTCTGCCAGGCCCAATACCTTGCGGAGGCCAGCCAGGCCCTTCTTCGGATCGACATAGAAGACTTCCGGCTGGGCGTGGGTTTCCAATTCGCCCCGTTCATCGAGACGTTCGAGCATGGTGATCTCGTCGCGCAGCTTGGCCGCCTTCTCGAATTCAAGGTTCTTGGAAGCTTCCTGCATTTCCTCTTGCAACTGCTTCACCAGGCGAGTGCGATTCCCTTCCAGAAACATTTGCAGGCGACGAATGTCTTTACGGTACTCTTCCTTGCTGATACGCAGATTGCACGGCGCGGTACACTGATCGATGCTGGCCAGCAAACAGGGACGAAACCACTTCCAGCGTTCGTCGGTCTCGTCGATATCGAGATCGCACGTGCGGAACTTGAAGATCCGCTGCAGGACCTGAATCGCACCACGCAGTGCTCCGGCACTGGCGAACGGTCCGTACAGCTTGGCGTTCTTATCCTTCGGCTCGCGAGTAAACTCGACGCGGGGAAAGTCTTCCCGCTGCGTGATCATCAGGTACGGAAACGTTTTGTCGTCTTTTTGCTCTTTGTTGTACTTCGGCTGGACATCTTTGATCAGCCGCGATTCGGCCAGCAGCGCGTCGACTTCGCTTTCCGTTTCCAGGTAGTCGGCATCGGCGATCTCGTTGACCCAATAACCGGTCCGCTGATCGATGGCTGCTTCGGCTAGAAAGTAGCTGCCAGCCCGCGAACGGAGGTTCTTGGCCTTGCCGACGTAGATCACGCGTCCCTTGTCGTCTTTGAAGATATACACGCCGGAGGTGGTCGGAAATTTACGTACTTTGTCCGCCGTTACCGTGAAGGGAACGTGTTCAGCGGGCTTTCCTTGAGCAGGAGTCGCTTCCGGCATTTGGGCAGGCGGCTGGCCGTCGGGGTTATCTGCCATGATCCTAGGGGGCTAAGGTGTACAAGATTCCATCATGAAATTCTAACCCTTACCCGAATTTTTGGCAGTACGAACAACCCGAAATGAAATGGTTCCCGGCAAGAACAAAAAGAAGGCCGCCTGGGACACGATCAGGCAGCCTTCGTGCGAGCCTCATATTGAGGAGAAAAGGTTCTTAAGAAACGGCAACCGCGTGGGGTTCCGTTTCCAGGCGTACCATGGCTTCGCCGAAGTCGATCTTGTCGTCTTCCAGGCCAGGTACTTTGCGGAACAACACTTCGGCGAAGCGTCCGAACTGTTCCGGCATGACGCGGTAGAAATTATTCTTACCGTCGCGTCGCGATTCGATCAGACCACAGGTTTTCAGCAGGGCCAGGTGATGGCTGACTGCCGGTTGGCTCTGATCGAGCAGATCGCACAGCGATCGAACATTGAGTTCGCCTGCTTGCAGCAGGTAGCTGAGGATCTTCAGCCGAGTTTCATCGGCCAACAGCTTAAAGAGCTGAACGAGCTGACGTGCAACGTCTTCGTTCAAAGGTTCGTAAGGTGAAACTTCCTTGCCAGATCCTTCCGGCTGGGAAACATGCGAGGGACTATCGTTGTCCGAGTAGTACCCTTTGGACATCGTGTGTCCATTGGCTGGAGTAGCCAAGAACATCATGGCAGATCTTCTCCGTGTTAGTAAGGCTTGGGCCCCTTACTGAATAGTTAAGTTGACTGGCCCTGAAACTGGATGAGTCACGCCCTGAGAGATAGCTTGACGCGGCCAATGCTTAACCCTGCTCGCCCATAACGACGAAACGGAGAAAGGCAGTTTCCAACGAAGACGCGTAAAGTAAATTCCAACGGCGTTGAGCTAACCCAATTGCTAGTAGGTGAACCAAGCGCTAACGGCTCTCATACTGCAATCGAGCCTCGCCCCAACGTACGAATGCTCGGGCAAGGCGGTTCGCTCATTCCCGGAGTATCGGACAATTCGCATGAAACTGCAACATTTCTATCGAAAACAAGGGGGCTAGATTGCGCCTTTCAAGCGGACTGATCGGTTTGAGATCAGCATATCGTCATCCCTTGCGGAATTTGATACGATCAGGAACACAGGTGATGAGCACCATAAAACCCACTGCCGATGGCCCGAATGAGTGAGAAATCACCGAATGAAATGGTCAATACGAGGATTATTTCCTTACTTCTTCCCGCTAATCTTCGTAGTCGCTCTGTTTTTCGCGCTTCGGATGGGTTCGCTCCCCCCCGCCGACTTTACGTTTTCTAACGGTACCGAGCCGCAAACCGTCGATCCGGCAAAAAGTACCGGTGCCCCGGAAGGGCGGATCATCGACGCCATCTTCGAGGGGCTCTATCGCAAGATGCCCGACCCAAACGACCCCGATGAAATGCTTCCGATGCCTGCGATGGCCAAGTCGCACGAGGTTTCGGATGACCTGAAGACGTATACCTTCCATATGCGCGAAGGTGCCAAGTGGACCAACGGCGAGCCTGTTACCGCGCACGACTGGGAGTTCTCGTGGATGCGTTTTCTGCATCCTGAATCGCGAACGCAATACGCCTACCAGTTGTGGTATATCAAAAACGCCCAGCGTTTCACCACCGGCGACCTCCACGAAGGAGACCGCGTGGAAGTGGAGCTGGCCGACCGTAAAGATCGCGCCCAGATGTTCCCGCGCGGCACGATGGTCTCTGGCATTCTTAAGAAGATCGACACCTATTCGGCAGGAGCCCCCAAGTCCGACGACTCTGGTCATGGCGAATCGGGTAGTTCTTACAAAGTCTATACCGTTGACTGCGTGCCAGATAAAGACGGCGTTCCGCAGTGGGATGGCGAAAAGACCGAACGGGTTTTCTACCAATCAGGCATTCCTGAATCTTTCCTGGCCAAGCACCCCAAAGCTGAAGAAGCGATGCACGTGCTACTGCACTTCAGTGAAGTGGGAATCAAAGTGCCGGACGACATGACGCTGGTCATCCAGTTGGAATCTCCGACGCCGTACTTCCTGGAACTGGCCTCGTTCTATCCGATGCACGCGGTCAATCGTACGTGTATCGAAACGTTCGGCTACCCCAACTGGACCAAGCCGGAAAATATCGTCACCAACGGCCCCTACCAGATTCAGGAACGCCGCATCCGCGACCGAATTCGCCTGGCAAAAAACCCGACCTATTGGAACGCCGATGAAGTCAAGCTGGAGACGATCGATGCCCTTGCGGTGCAGTCGAATACGACTCAGCTGAACATGTACATGAGCGGCGAAATGGAATGGGCAACCGATATTCCGAATCCCGTTCTCGATGACCTGAAGAAGTTGGATGAGGAAAAGAAGAAAGAGCCAGGGCGAGAAAACGAACGCAACGATCTGCTGATCGCCCCGATGCTTTCCACCTATTTCTATCGCGTCAACACGACTCGCCCGCCTCTCGATAATCCCAAGGTGCGCCAGGCCCTGAACCTGGCAATCAACAAGCAAGAGATTGTCGACTTCGTCACACGTGGTGGCCAGGTTCCGGCCGGTTCGCTTGTTCCGCCCGGGATTACCGGCTACGAAGGTCCTCCGACCGAGGACTACGATCCCGAACGTGCCCGCGAGCTTCTGAAGGAAGCTCTCGGCGGCAAGAAGATGCGGCCGATCCAGATTCTGTACAACACGTCGGAAGGGCACAAGCAAATTGCCGAAGTGATTCAGCAGCAGTGGAAACGCAATCTGCATATCGATGTTCAACTGCGAAACGTTGAATGGGGCGTCTACCTGACGACCGTTCGCGAGAT
The Blastopirellula marina genome window above contains:
- a CDS encoding UvrD-helicase domain-containing protein; translated protein: MSDSNTPFPNTLIRASAGSGKTFRLSSRYLGIVAHSGRPDEILATTFTRKAAGEILDRIMMRLAIAAIDPAKLNELNGSLEGTPLTQADCLRTLHKIPQQMHRLQVKTLDSHFIRLAQCFSFELGLPPDWTILDDVDDQRLRMDAVNRVLAHPETGEVIQLLHLLSKGSSERSVSRLVMNVVNDLYGVYLDSDENSWQVLSMAAAPKEKEVEDAIEFLDSYPADQKSLKKAMVADVERFRGQQWPKFLDTGLPPKIVAGEETYMRKAIPDDVVRVYQTLVRYVQSILIGRTIDQNRGAYQLLDQFHTHYERLKWQQRGYRFEDVTRRLSDALENSSEIQNQFRLDRKIEHLLLDEFQDTSPVQWDVIRPVAQKIAAQPKDRSILCVGDMKQAIYAWRGGVAEIFDAVQKTLPGINPEDMDKSYRSSPLIMETVNQIFGKLGEFPAAGKMRSGIDHWLKFFHPHETARQELPGYVTLESAPLDREGKPCDDQVIAHTAKRVAELHRKAPHISIGVLVRRNATIASMIYLLRELDVMASEEGGNPLTDSAAVQLMLSILEWIDHPGNTAARFHVAQSPLAVLLGPPVQTNAQWELVANDLRRELLVSGYGAAISRWAKHLHPECTPREQRRLEQLERLAFAYQSKATLRSQDFVRFIQSQRVGDSSSAAVRVMNIHQSKGLEFDAVFLPELDNRIPPQADSFVMRRDEQIGPISGVTHYVSESLQPMLPEAVQQIFEETQQKNVVEALCVLYVALTRAVHALHMVIKPRPMPKSGGEGPSKSFSGIILNGLTDVAYPNEEVLLYHSGDPNWYESTASEHHEIETTQAPAEERLPIQLKPTSPDALGEFVAPSSLEGGRMRRVKDLLTAKVVTAGMQYGSAMHHWMESVEWTETFVADREAMIASARAKFGEFAYAGAFGHFQSILKSNPSTELLGQKQYQSHAWWPGASAGDTLSVQREFPFAITHEGSVLRGSIDRLVLVQQDGQVVAADVIDFKTDKFEDDAALQEKVDHYRPQVNAYRQAVAQIFKLPRSAIRGTLFFVHGPKIITWQEKETP
- a CDS encoding exonuclease SbcCD subunit D, whose translation is MTKFIHTADLHIDSPLRGLAVRDEAMMRRVQRATRTALERIVDLAIQEQVEFILIAGDLFDGDWKDMHSGQWVAGQFRRLADANIGVYYIRGNHDAVSQIQRKIRWPDNVVELPHDEPASIVLEDIGVAIHGQGFADREVMIDLAARYPQRISGMFNVAMLHTSLTGSEHHDTYAPTTIETLRGRGYDYWALGHIHLRNMEPLSTEPYVAYSGNPQGRHIREPGAKGCLIAEIEGESLKQVTFHPTDSLRWQELVLDVSQETSLEGVLAQAGTAIQAGHDQHLGLGSAFRLTFCGATKVHEQLSDLIKRGEVLGEIHNAAEAIDDEIWIEKIRFETQPHSQASLQDTHDLWGSIAQQFDQVQADAEAIKQLEELVKPVLDKVSAQHVALSDDGTLDERLPQWITAAQQLLRSRLGAASE